A single genomic interval of Cucumis sativus cultivar 9930 chromosome 5, Cucumber_9930_V3, whole genome shotgun sequence harbors:
- the LOC101221068 gene encoding protein SENSITIVITY TO RED LIGHT REDUCED 1 — protein sequence MAASAKTVSIPDQSNSGDWTVVLPRRGKQKKTFPKLRIREDQRTWSPTDQANDTIRESKLLQKMEICIKKLENSQFYQTLVEELETMPFLESLNRVLGSESKMGMVVYGVGSIENYENPRLQLSLAILLKRKFSWIESLEVFDPILSATECRLMESFGCSVLSFNEQGRRCAEKPTMFFMPHCEAELYNNLLQENWKVGLLNHIVLFGNSFEIYEQFVSEFKNSPVVDSSKFILASRKFIREIKIKTVSDDYFGAFHDSSWQFFSPVSPLELQFIDL from the coding sequence ATGGCAGCGTCGGCAAAAACTGTCTCCATTCCAGATCAGTCAAATAGTGGGGACTGGACGGTTGTTCTTCCTCGTCGTGGCAAGCAGAAGAAAACTTTTCCGAAGCTCAGGATTCGAGAAGATCAACGGACTTGGTCTCCCACTGATCAGGCCAATGATACAATTAGAGAATCGAAACTGTTGCAGAAGATGGAAATCTGTATAAAAAAACTTGAGAATTCCCAATTTTATCAAACTCTTGTTGAGGAGCTTGAAACAATGCCATTCTTGGAATCGTTAAATAGGGTTTTGGGCTCGGAGTCAAAGATGGGGATGGTTGTCTATGGCGTAGGAAGCATTGAGAATTATGAAAATCCTCGATTGCAGCTTAGTCTTGCAATATTGTTGAAGAGAAAATTTAGTTGGATTGAAAGTTTGGAGGTGTTTGATCCAATTCTTTCTGCAACTGAATGTCGATTAATGGAATCCTTTGGTTGTTCTGTTCTATCATTTAATGAACAAGGAAGACGATGTGCAGAGAAGCCAACAATGTTCTTCATGCCCCATTGTGAAGCAGAGTTGTACAACAATCTTTTACAGGAAAATTGGAAGGTTGGGCTGTTGAATCATATTGTGTTGTTTGGGAATAGCTTTGAGATTTATGAACAGTTTGTATCTGAATTCAAAAACTCACCCGTTGTTGATTCATCGAAGTTCATCTTGGCCTCAAGAAAGTTCATACGGGAGATCAAAATCAAGACAGTTTCAGATGATTATTTTGGTGCGTTTCATGATTCAAGTTGGCAATTTTTCAGCCCTGTTTCACCACTGGAGCTGCAATTCATAGATCTTTGA